One stretch of Scophthalmus maximus strain ysfricsl-2021 chromosome 12, ASM2237912v1, whole genome shotgun sequence DNA includes these proteins:
- the LOC118290219 gene encoding aryl hydrocarbon receptor nuclear translocator-like protein 2 isoform X2, with protein sequence MSAGGSEDRAEEEEGPGQAVPSLPAVELPRKRKGDVEERSDAHVQQNLDFQMDDDLDRSEGEDQQVKMKCFREPHRQIEKRRRDKMNNLIEELSAMIPACQPLTRKLDKLTVLRKAVQHLKAMKVGTSGAFTDANNKPSILPHDDLGHLLLSAADSFLLVVSCDRAKIMFISESVSKILNLSRLELTGQSLFDFIHPKDINKLKEQLSSSELHPRQRLIDPATGAQVQADAPVRGSHLSTGARRAFLCRMKHSRLAGKHKDKRPLPSASKQKDTYRYCTLHCTGYMRSWPGSQTDSEGDGEKETSHLTCLVTVCRLHPHASHHPPKDISTKPPEFVTRCAIDGKFTFVDQQATTVIGYLPQEVLGTSCYEYFHQDDLQHLAEKHRQVLRSKEKIETKCYKFKTKYGSYVSLQSQWCSFTNPWTKEVEFIVSQNRVVSGPGHTKDDKEAGSSKALEGKKKEMHIEDTKQLSIIPGLSSGLGIMIYAGSLGTQIANELIDGYRVNSSPSSGASSPFGPGQEKCPQVSPQTSRSASSREDTAGSSSQSQPDSRTATGTNSGLSTGGPTQLDLDNMVPGLSSFSNDEAAMAVIMSLLETDVNMGQSEDFEDLHWPF encoded by the exons AGGAAGAAGGGCCAGGCCAAGCGGTCCCGTCGCTGCCAGCTGTCGAGCTGCCACGGAAACGAAAGGGAGATGTGGAGGAGAGGTCAGacgcacatgtaca GCAAAACCTTGACTTCCAAATGGACGATGACCTCGACAG ATCTGAAGGAGAGGATCAGCaagtcaaaatgaaatgctTCAG GGAACCTCACCGCCAGATTGAGAAGCGGCGAAGGGATAAAATGAACAACCTCATTGAAGAGCTGTCGGCCATGATCCCCGCCTGTCAGCCCTTGACTCGAAAACTTGACAAGCTCACAGTGCTGCGGAAGGCGGTCCAACACCTCAAAGCCATGAAAG ttGGGACGAGCGGCGCCTTCACAGACGCCAACAACAAGCCTTCCATCCTGCCTCACGACGACCTCGGGCACCTTCTGCTGAGT GCTGCGGACAGTTTCCTGTTAGTCGTAAGCTGTGACCGGGCGAAAATCATGTTTATCTCTGAGTCAGTCTCCAAGATCCTCAACTTAAGCCGG TTGGAGCTGACTGGCCAGAGCCTGTTCGATTTCATCCACCCCAAAGACATCAACAAGCTGAAGGAGCAGCTGTCGTCGTCAGAGCTGCACCCTCGCCAACGCCTCATCGATCCGGCAA CTGGCGCTCAGGTCCAGGCGGACGCCCCCGTCAGAGGGTCCCACCTGTCAACCGGGGCCCGGCGGGCTTTTCTCTGCCGCATGAAGCACAGTCGTTTGGCGGGGAAGCACAAAGACAAACGCCCCTTGCCCAGTGCTTCCAAACAGAAAG ACACTTACAGATACTGCACCCTCCACTGCACTGGGTACATGCGGAGTTGGCCAGGAAGCCAGACGGACTCTGAGGGAGACGGCGAGAAAGAAACGTCCCATCTGACCTGTCTGGTGACGGTGTGCCGCCTCCACCCCCACGCGTCCCACCACCCGCCCAAAGACATCTCCACCAAGCCCCCCGAGTTCGTCACCCGCTGTGCGATCGACGGCAAGTTCACTTTTGTAGACCAACA AGCCACCACAGTCATTGGTTATCTGCCGCAGGAAGTTCTTGGCACGTCGTGTTATGAGTACTTCCACCAGGACGACCTGCAGCACCTCGCAGAGAAACACAGGCAAG TTCTTCGAAGCAAAGAGAAGATTGAGACAAAGTGCTacaagtttaaaacaaaatatggcTCCTACGTTTCCctccaaagtcagtggtgtagtTTCACAAATCCATGGACCAAAGAAGTTGAGTTTATCGTGTCTCAAAACAGGGTTGTCTC GGGGCCTGGTCACACAAAAGATGACAAGGAGGCCGGCAGCTCAAAAGCActtgagggtaaaaaaaaagaaatgcacatcG AAGACACAAAGCAACTATCCATAATTCCTGGCCTTTCCAGCGGTTTAGGCATCATGATCTACGCAGGCAGTTTAGGGACCCAAATCGCCAACGAGCTCATCGACGGCTACAG GGTGAACTCCTCTCCATCAAGCGGAGCTTCCAGTCCGTTCGGCCCGGGCCAGGAGAAATGTCCACAGGTTTCCCCACAAACCAGTAGGAGT GCATCCAGCAGAGAGGACACAGCAGGCAGTTCATCACAGTCCCAGCCTGACTCGAGGACAGCAACGGGCACTAACAGTGGGTTAAGTACAG GTGGGCCAACTCAGCTAGACTTGGACAACATGGTCCCGGGCCTGAGCAGCTTCAGCAACGATGAGGCCGCCATGGCAGTCATCATGAGCCTCCTGGAGACGGACGTGAACATGGGCCAGTCGGAGGACTTTGAGGACTTACACTGGCCTTTCTAG
- the LOC118290219 gene encoding aryl hydrocarbon receptor nuclear translocator-like protein 1 isoform X8, whose translation MDDDLDRSEGEDQQVKMKCFREPHRQIEKRRRDKMNNLIEELSAMIPACQPLTRKLDKLTVLRKAVQHLKAMKVGTSGAFTDANNKPSILPHDDLGHLLLSAADSFLLVVSCDRAKIMFISESVSKILNLSRLELTGQSLFDFIHPKDINKLKEQLSSSELHPRQRLIDPATGAQVQADAPVRGSHLSTGARRAFLCRMKHSRLAGKHKDKRPLPSASKQKDTYRYCTLHCTGYMRSWPGSQTDSEGDGEKETSHLTCLVTVCRLHPHASHHPPKDISTKPPEFVTRCAIDGKFTFVDQQATTVIGYLPQEVLGTSCYEYFHQDDLQHLAEKHRQVLRSKEKIETKCYKFKTKYGSYVSLQSQWCSFTNPWTKEVEFIVSQNRVVSRGPGHTKDDKEAGSSKALEGKKKEMHIEDTKQLSIIPGLSSGLGIMIYAGSLGTQIANELIDGYRVNSSPSSGASSPFGPGQEKCPQVSPQTSRSASSREDTAGSSSQSQPDSRTATGTNSGLSTGGPTQLDLDNMVPGLSSFSNDEAAMAVIMSLLETDVNMGQSEDFEDLHWPF comes from the exons ATGGACGATGACCTCGACAG ATCTGAAGGAGAGGATCAGCaagtcaaaatgaaatgctTCAG GGAACCTCACCGCCAGATTGAGAAGCGGCGAAGGGATAAAATGAACAACCTCATTGAAGAGCTGTCGGCCATGATCCCCGCCTGTCAGCCCTTGACTCGAAAACTTGACAAGCTCACAGTGCTGCGGAAGGCGGTCCAACACCTCAAAGCCATGAAAG ttGGGACGAGCGGCGCCTTCACAGACGCCAACAACAAGCCTTCCATCCTGCCTCACGACGACCTCGGGCACCTTCTGCTGAGT GCTGCGGACAGTTTCCTGTTAGTCGTAAGCTGTGACCGGGCGAAAATCATGTTTATCTCTGAGTCAGTCTCCAAGATCCTCAACTTAAGCCGG TTGGAGCTGACTGGCCAGAGCCTGTTCGATTTCATCCACCCCAAAGACATCAACAAGCTGAAGGAGCAGCTGTCGTCGTCAGAGCTGCACCCTCGCCAACGCCTCATCGATCCGGCAA CTGGCGCTCAGGTCCAGGCGGACGCCCCCGTCAGAGGGTCCCACCTGTCAACCGGGGCCCGGCGGGCTTTTCTCTGCCGCATGAAGCACAGTCGTTTGGCGGGGAAGCACAAAGACAAACGCCCCTTGCCCAGTGCTTCCAAACAGAAAG ACACTTACAGATACTGCACCCTCCACTGCACTGGGTACATGCGGAGTTGGCCAGGAAGCCAGACGGACTCTGAGGGAGACGGCGAGAAAGAAACGTCCCATCTGACCTGTCTGGTGACGGTGTGCCGCCTCCACCCCCACGCGTCCCACCACCCGCCCAAAGACATCTCCACCAAGCCCCCCGAGTTCGTCACCCGCTGTGCGATCGACGGCAAGTTCACTTTTGTAGACCAACA AGCCACCACAGTCATTGGTTATCTGCCGCAGGAAGTTCTTGGCACGTCGTGTTATGAGTACTTCCACCAGGACGACCTGCAGCACCTCGCAGAGAAACACAGGCAAG TTCTTCGAAGCAAAGAGAAGATTGAGACAAAGTGCTacaagtttaaaacaaaatatggcTCCTACGTTTCCctccaaagtcagtggtgtagtTTCACAAATCCATGGACCAAAGAAGTTGAGTTTATCGTGTCTCAAAACAGGGTTGTCTC CAGGGGGCCTGGTCACACAAAAGATGACAAGGAGGCCGGCAGCTCAAAAGCActtgagggtaaaaaaaaagaaatgcacatcG AAGACACAAAGCAACTATCCATAATTCCTGGCCTTTCCAGCGGTTTAGGCATCATGATCTACGCAGGCAGTTTAGGGACCCAAATCGCCAACGAGCTCATCGACGGCTACAG GGTGAACTCCTCTCCATCAAGCGGAGCTTCCAGTCCGTTCGGCCCGGGCCAGGAGAAATGTCCACAGGTTTCCCCACAAACCAGTAGGAGT GCATCCAGCAGAGAGGACACAGCAGGCAGTTCATCACAGTCCCAGCCTGACTCGAGGACAGCAACGGGCACTAACAGTGGGTTAAGTACAG GTGGGCCAACTCAGCTAGACTTGGACAACATGGTCCCGGGCCTGAGCAGCTTCAGCAACGATGAGGCCGCCATGGCAGTCATCATGAGCCTCCTGGAGACGGACGTGAACATGGGCCAGTCGGAGGACTTTGAGGACTTACACTGGCCTTTCTAG
- the LOC118290219 gene encoding aryl hydrocarbon receptor nuclear translocator-like protein 2 isoform X4: protein MSAGGSEDRAEEEEGPGQAVPSLPAVELPRKRKGDVEERSDAHVQQNLDFQMDDDLDRSEGEDQQVKMKCFREPHRQIEKRRRDKMNNLIEELSAMIPACQPLTRKLDKLTVLRKAVQHLKAMKVGTSGAFTDANNKPSILPHDDLGHLLLSAADSFLLVVSCDRAKIMFISESVSKILNLSRLELTGQSLFDFIHPKDINKLKEQLSSSELHPRQRLIDPATGAQVQADAPVRGSHLSTGARRAFLCRMKHSRLAGKHKDKRPLPSASKQKDTYRYCTLHCTGYMRSWPGSQTDSEGDGEKETSHLTCLVTVCRLHPHASHHPPKDISTKPPEFVTRCAIDGKFTFVDQQATTVIGYLPQEVLGTSCYEYFHQDDLQHLAEKHRQVLRSKEKIETKCYKFKTKYGSYVSLQSQWCSFTNPWTKEVEFIVSQNRVVSRGPGHTKDDKEAGSSKALEEDTKQLSIIPGLSSGLGIMIYAGSLGTQIANELIDGYRVNSSPSSGASSPFGPGQEKCPQVSPQTSRSASSREDTAGSSSQSQPDSRTATGTNSGLSTGGPTQLDLDNMVPGLSSFSNDEAAMAVIMSLLETDVNMGQSEDFEDLHWPF, encoded by the exons AGGAAGAAGGGCCAGGCCAAGCGGTCCCGTCGCTGCCAGCTGTCGAGCTGCCACGGAAACGAAAGGGAGATGTGGAGGAGAGGTCAGacgcacatgtaca GCAAAACCTTGACTTCCAAATGGACGATGACCTCGACAG ATCTGAAGGAGAGGATCAGCaagtcaaaatgaaatgctTCAG GGAACCTCACCGCCAGATTGAGAAGCGGCGAAGGGATAAAATGAACAACCTCATTGAAGAGCTGTCGGCCATGATCCCCGCCTGTCAGCCCTTGACTCGAAAACTTGACAAGCTCACAGTGCTGCGGAAGGCGGTCCAACACCTCAAAGCCATGAAAG ttGGGACGAGCGGCGCCTTCACAGACGCCAACAACAAGCCTTCCATCCTGCCTCACGACGACCTCGGGCACCTTCTGCTGAGT GCTGCGGACAGTTTCCTGTTAGTCGTAAGCTGTGACCGGGCGAAAATCATGTTTATCTCTGAGTCAGTCTCCAAGATCCTCAACTTAAGCCGG TTGGAGCTGACTGGCCAGAGCCTGTTCGATTTCATCCACCCCAAAGACATCAACAAGCTGAAGGAGCAGCTGTCGTCGTCAGAGCTGCACCCTCGCCAACGCCTCATCGATCCGGCAA CTGGCGCTCAGGTCCAGGCGGACGCCCCCGTCAGAGGGTCCCACCTGTCAACCGGGGCCCGGCGGGCTTTTCTCTGCCGCATGAAGCACAGTCGTTTGGCGGGGAAGCACAAAGACAAACGCCCCTTGCCCAGTGCTTCCAAACAGAAAG ACACTTACAGATACTGCACCCTCCACTGCACTGGGTACATGCGGAGTTGGCCAGGAAGCCAGACGGACTCTGAGGGAGACGGCGAGAAAGAAACGTCCCATCTGACCTGTCTGGTGACGGTGTGCCGCCTCCACCCCCACGCGTCCCACCACCCGCCCAAAGACATCTCCACCAAGCCCCCCGAGTTCGTCACCCGCTGTGCGATCGACGGCAAGTTCACTTTTGTAGACCAACA AGCCACCACAGTCATTGGTTATCTGCCGCAGGAAGTTCTTGGCACGTCGTGTTATGAGTACTTCCACCAGGACGACCTGCAGCACCTCGCAGAGAAACACAGGCAAG TTCTTCGAAGCAAAGAGAAGATTGAGACAAAGTGCTacaagtttaaaacaaaatatggcTCCTACGTTTCCctccaaagtcagtggtgtagtTTCACAAATCCATGGACCAAAGAAGTTGAGTTTATCGTGTCTCAAAACAGGGTTGTCTC CAGGGGGCCTGGTCACACAAAAGATGACAAGGAGGCCGGCAGCTCAAAAGCActtgagg AAGACACAAAGCAACTATCCATAATTCCTGGCCTTTCCAGCGGTTTAGGCATCATGATCTACGCAGGCAGTTTAGGGACCCAAATCGCCAACGAGCTCATCGACGGCTACAG GGTGAACTCCTCTCCATCAAGCGGAGCTTCCAGTCCGTTCGGCCCGGGCCAGGAGAAATGTCCACAGGTTTCCCCACAAACCAGTAGGAGT GCATCCAGCAGAGAGGACACAGCAGGCAGTTCATCACAGTCCCAGCCTGACTCGAGGACAGCAACGGGCACTAACAGTGGGTTAAGTACAG GTGGGCCAACTCAGCTAGACTTGGACAACATGGTCCCGGGCCTGAGCAGCTTCAGCAACGATGAGGCCGCCATGGCAGTCATCATGAGCCTCCTGGAGACGGACGTGAACATGGGCCAGTCGGAGGACTTTGAGGACTTACACTGGCCTTTCTAG
- the LOC118290219 gene encoding aryl hydrocarbon receptor nuclear translocator-like protein 2 isoform X7, producing the protein MSAGGSEDRAEEEEGPGQAVPSLPAVELPRKRKGDVEERQNLDFQMDDDLDREPHRQIEKRRRDKMNNLIEELSAMIPACQPLTRKLDKLTVLRKAVQHLKAMKVGTSGAFTDANNKPSILPHDDLGHLLLSAADSFLLVVSCDRAKIMFISESVSKILNLSRLELTGQSLFDFIHPKDINKLKEQLSSSELHPRQRLIDPATGAQVQADAPVRGSHLSTGARRAFLCRMKHSRLAGKHKDKRPLPSASKQKDTYRYCTLHCTGYMRSWPGSQTDSEGDGEKETSHLTCLVTVCRLHPHASHHPPKDISTKPPEFVTRCAIDGKFTFVDQQATTVIGYLPQEVLGTSCYEYFHQDDLQHLAEKHRQVLRSKEKIETKCYKFKTKYGSYVSLQSQWCSFTNPWTKEVEFIVSQNRVVSRGPGHTKDDKEAGSSKALEGKKKEMHIEDTKQLSIIPGLSSGLGIMIYAGSLGTQIANELIDGYRVNSSPSSGASSPFGPGQEKCPQVSPQTSRSASSREDTAGSSSQSQPDSRTATGTNSGLSTGGPTQLDLDNMVPGLSSFSNDEAAMAVIMSLLETDVNMGQSEDFEDLHWPF; encoded by the exons AGGAAGAAGGGCCAGGCCAAGCGGTCCCGTCGCTGCCAGCTGTCGAGCTGCCACGGAAACGAAAGGGAGATGTGGAGGAGAG GCAAAACCTTGACTTCCAAATGGACGATGACCTCGACAG GGAACCTCACCGCCAGATTGAGAAGCGGCGAAGGGATAAAATGAACAACCTCATTGAAGAGCTGTCGGCCATGATCCCCGCCTGTCAGCCCTTGACTCGAAAACTTGACAAGCTCACAGTGCTGCGGAAGGCGGTCCAACACCTCAAAGCCATGAAAG ttGGGACGAGCGGCGCCTTCACAGACGCCAACAACAAGCCTTCCATCCTGCCTCACGACGACCTCGGGCACCTTCTGCTGAGT GCTGCGGACAGTTTCCTGTTAGTCGTAAGCTGTGACCGGGCGAAAATCATGTTTATCTCTGAGTCAGTCTCCAAGATCCTCAACTTAAGCCGG TTGGAGCTGACTGGCCAGAGCCTGTTCGATTTCATCCACCCCAAAGACATCAACAAGCTGAAGGAGCAGCTGTCGTCGTCAGAGCTGCACCCTCGCCAACGCCTCATCGATCCGGCAA CTGGCGCTCAGGTCCAGGCGGACGCCCCCGTCAGAGGGTCCCACCTGTCAACCGGGGCCCGGCGGGCTTTTCTCTGCCGCATGAAGCACAGTCGTTTGGCGGGGAAGCACAAAGACAAACGCCCCTTGCCCAGTGCTTCCAAACAGAAAG ACACTTACAGATACTGCACCCTCCACTGCACTGGGTACATGCGGAGTTGGCCAGGAAGCCAGACGGACTCTGAGGGAGACGGCGAGAAAGAAACGTCCCATCTGACCTGTCTGGTGACGGTGTGCCGCCTCCACCCCCACGCGTCCCACCACCCGCCCAAAGACATCTCCACCAAGCCCCCCGAGTTCGTCACCCGCTGTGCGATCGACGGCAAGTTCACTTTTGTAGACCAACA AGCCACCACAGTCATTGGTTATCTGCCGCAGGAAGTTCTTGGCACGTCGTGTTATGAGTACTTCCACCAGGACGACCTGCAGCACCTCGCAGAGAAACACAGGCAAG TTCTTCGAAGCAAAGAGAAGATTGAGACAAAGTGCTacaagtttaaaacaaaatatggcTCCTACGTTTCCctccaaagtcagtggtgtagtTTCACAAATCCATGGACCAAAGAAGTTGAGTTTATCGTGTCTCAAAACAGGGTTGTCTC CAGGGGGCCTGGTCACACAAAAGATGACAAGGAGGCCGGCAGCTCAAAAGCActtgagggtaaaaaaaaagaaatgcacatcG AAGACACAAAGCAACTATCCATAATTCCTGGCCTTTCCAGCGGTTTAGGCATCATGATCTACGCAGGCAGTTTAGGGACCCAAATCGCCAACGAGCTCATCGACGGCTACAG GGTGAACTCCTCTCCATCAAGCGGAGCTTCCAGTCCGTTCGGCCCGGGCCAGGAGAAATGTCCACAGGTTTCCCCACAAACCAGTAGGAGT GCATCCAGCAGAGAGGACACAGCAGGCAGTTCATCACAGTCCCAGCCTGACTCGAGGACAGCAACGGGCACTAACAGTGGGTTAAGTACAG GTGGGCCAACTCAGCTAGACTTGGACAACATGGTCCCGGGCCTGAGCAGCTTCAGCAACGATGAGGCCGCCATGGCAGTCATCATGAGCCTCCTGGAGACGGACGTGAACATGGGCCAGTCGGAGGACTTTGAGGACTTACACTGGCCTTTCTAG
- the LOC118290219 gene encoding aryl hydrocarbon receptor nuclear translocator-like protein 2 isoform X3 yields the protein MSAGGSEDRAEEEEGPGQAVPSLPAVELPRKRKGDVEERQNLDFQMDDDLDRSEGEDQQVKMKCFREPHRQIEKRRRDKMNNLIEELSAMIPACQPLTRKLDKLTVLRKAVQHLKAMKVGTSGAFTDANNKPSILPHDDLGHLLLSAADSFLLVVSCDRAKIMFISESVSKILNLSRLELTGQSLFDFIHPKDINKLKEQLSSSELHPRQRLIDPATGAQVQADAPVRGSHLSTGARRAFLCRMKHSRLAGKHKDKRPLPSASKQKDTYRYCTLHCTGYMRSWPGSQTDSEGDGEKETSHLTCLVTVCRLHPHASHHPPKDISTKPPEFVTRCAIDGKFTFVDQQATTVIGYLPQEVLGTSCYEYFHQDDLQHLAEKHRQVLRSKEKIETKCYKFKTKYGSYVSLQSQWCSFTNPWTKEVEFIVSQNRVVSRGPGHTKDDKEAGSSKALEGKKKEMHIEDTKQLSIIPGLSSGLGIMIYAGSLGTQIANELIDGYRVNSSPSSGASSPFGPGQEKCPQVSPQTSRSASSREDTAGSSSQSQPDSRTATGTNSGLSTGGPTQLDLDNMVPGLSSFSNDEAAMAVIMSLLETDVNMGQSEDFEDLHWPF from the exons AGGAAGAAGGGCCAGGCCAAGCGGTCCCGTCGCTGCCAGCTGTCGAGCTGCCACGGAAACGAAAGGGAGATGTGGAGGAGAG GCAAAACCTTGACTTCCAAATGGACGATGACCTCGACAG ATCTGAAGGAGAGGATCAGCaagtcaaaatgaaatgctTCAG GGAACCTCACCGCCAGATTGAGAAGCGGCGAAGGGATAAAATGAACAACCTCATTGAAGAGCTGTCGGCCATGATCCCCGCCTGTCAGCCCTTGACTCGAAAACTTGACAAGCTCACAGTGCTGCGGAAGGCGGTCCAACACCTCAAAGCCATGAAAG ttGGGACGAGCGGCGCCTTCACAGACGCCAACAACAAGCCTTCCATCCTGCCTCACGACGACCTCGGGCACCTTCTGCTGAGT GCTGCGGACAGTTTCCTGTTAGTCGTAAGCTGTGACCGGGCGAAAATCATGTTTATCTCTGAGTCAGTCTCCAAGATCCTCAACTTAAGCCGG TTGGAGCTGACTGGCCAGAGCCTGTTCGATTTCATCCACCCCAAAGACATCAACAAGCTGAAGGAGCAGCTGTCGTCGTCAGAGCTGCACCCTCGCCAACGCCTCATCGATCCGGCAA CTGGCGCTCAGGTCCAGGCGGACGCCCCCGTCAGAGGGTCCCACCTGTCAACCGGGGCCCGGCGGGCTTTTCTCTGCCGCATGAAGCACAGTCGTTTGGCGGGGAAGCACAAAGACAAACGCCCCTTGCCCAGTGCTTCCAAACAGAAAG ACACTTACAGATACTGCACCCTCCACTGCACTGGGTACATGCGGAGTTGGCCAGGAAGCCAGACGGACTCTGAGGGAGACGGCGAGAAAGAAACGTCCCATCTGACCTGTCTGGTGACGGTGTGCCGCCTCCACCCCCACGCGTCCCACCACCCGCCCAAAGACATCTCCACCAAGCCCCCCGAGTTCGTCACCCGCTGTGCGATCGACGGCAAGTTCACTTTTGTAGACCAACA AGCCACCACAGTCATTGGTTATCTGCCGCAGGAAGTTCTTGGCACGTCGTGTTATGAGTACTTCCACCAGGACGACCTGCAGCACCTCGCAGAGAAACACAGGCAAG TTCTTCGAAGCAAAGAGAAGATTGAGACAAAGTGCTacaagtttaaaacaaaatatggcTCCTACGTTTCCctccaaagtcagtggtgtagtTTCACAAATCCATGGACCAAAGAAGTTGAGTTTATCGTGTCTCAAAACAGGGTTGTCTC CAGGGGGCCTGGTCACACAAAAGATGACAAGGAGGCCGGCAGCTCAAAAGCActtgagggtaaaaaaaaagaaatgcacatcG AAGACACAAAGCAACTATCCATAATTCCTGGCCTTTCCAGCGGTTTAGGCATCATGATCTACGCAGGCAGTTTAGGGACCCAAATCGCCAACGAGCTCATCGACGGCTACAG GGTGAACTCCTCTCCATCAAGCGGAGCTTCCAGTCCGTTCGGCCCGGGCCAGGAGAAATGTCCACAGGTTTCCCCACAAACCAGTAGGAGT GCATCCAGCAGAGAGGACACAGCAGGCAGTTCATCACAGTCCCAGCCTGACTCGAGGACAGCAACGGGCACTAACAGTGGGTTAAGTACAG GTGGGCCAACTCAGCTAGACTTGGACAACATGGTCCCGGGCCTGAGCAGCTTCAGCAACGATGAGGCCGCCATGGCAGTCATCATGAGCCTCCTGGAGACGGACGTGAACATGGGCCAGTCGGAGGACTTTGAGGACTTACACTGGCCTTTCTAG
- the LOC118290219 gene encoding aryl hydrocarbon receptor nuclear translocator-like protein 2 isoform X1 translates to MSAGGSEDRAEEEEGPGQAVPSLPAVELPRKRKGDVEERSDAHVQQNLDFQMDDDLDRSEGEDQQVKMKCFREPHRQIEKRRRDKMNNLIEELSAMIPACQPLTRKLDKLTVLRKAVQHLKAMKVGTSGAFTDANNKPSILPHDDLGHLLLSAADSFLLVVSCDRAKIMFISESVSKILNLSRLELTGQSLFDFIHPKDINKLKEQLSSSELHPRQRLIDPATGAQVQADAPVRGSHLSTGARRAFLCRMKHSRLAGKHKDKRPLPSASKQKDTYRYCTLHCTGYMRSWPGSQTDSEGDGEKETSHLTCLVTVCRLHPHASHHPPKDISTKPPEFVTRCAIDGKFTFVDQQATTVIGYLPQEVLGTSCYEYFHQDDLQHLAEKHRQVLRSKEKIETKCYKFKTKYGSYVSLQSQWCSFTNPWTKEVEFIVSQNRVVSRGPGHTKDDKEAGSSKALEGKKKEMHIEDTKQLSIIPGLSSGLGIMIYAGSLGTQIANELIDGYRVNSSPSSGASSPFGPGQEKCPQVSPQTSRSASSREDTAGSSSQSQPDSRTATGTNSGLSTGGPTQLDLDNMVPGLSSFSNDEAAMAVIMSLLETDVNMGQSEDFEDLHWPF, encoded by the exons AGGAAGAAGGGCCAGGCCAAGCGGTCCCGTCGCTGCCAGCTGTCGAGCTGCCACGGAAACGAAAGGGAGATGTGGAGGAGAGGTCAGacgcacatgtaca GCAAAACCTTGACTTCCAAATGGACGATGACCTCGACAG ATCTGAAGGAGAGGATCAGCaagtcaaaatgaaatgctTCAG GGAACCTCACCGCCAGATTGAGAAGCGGCGAAGGGATAAAATGAACAACCTCATTGAAGAGCTGTCGGCCATGATCCCCGCCTGTCAGCCCTTGACTCGAAAACTTGACAAGCTCACAGTGCTGCGGAAGGCGGTCCAACACCTCAAAGCCATGAAAG ttGGGACGAGCGGCGCCTTCACAGACGCCAACAACAAGCCTTCCATCCTGCCTCACGACGACCTCGGGCACCTTCTGCTGAGT GCTGCGGACAGTTTCCTGTTAGTCGTAAGCTGTGACCGGGCGAAAATCATGTTTATCTCTGAGTCAGTCTCCAAGATCCTCAACTTAAGCCGG TTGGAGCTGACTGGCCAGAGCCTGTTCGATTTCATCCACCCCAAAGACATCAACAAGCTGAAGGAGCAGCTGTCGTCGTCAGAGCTGCACCCTCGCCAACGCCTCATCGATCCGGCAA CTGGCGCTCAGGTCCAGGCGGACGCCCCCGTCAGAGGGTCCCACCTGTCAACCGGGGCCCGGCGGGCTTTTCTCTGCCGCATGAAGCACAGTCGTTTGGCGGGGAAGCACAAAGACAAACGCCCCTTGCCCAGTGCTTCCAAACAGAAAG ACACTTACAGATACTGCACCCTCCACTGCACTGGGTACATGCGGAGTTGGCCAGGAAGCCAGACGGACTCTGAGGGAGACGGCGAGAAAGAAACGTCCCATCTGACCTGTCTGGTGACGGTGTGCCGCCTCCACCCCCACGCGTCCCACCACCCGCCCAAAGACATCTCCACCAAGCCCCCCGAGTTCGTCACCCGCTGTGCGATCGACGGCAAGTTCACTTTTGTAGACCAACA AGCCACCACAGTCATTGGTTATCTGCCGCAGGAAGTTCTTGGCACGTCGTGTTATGAGTACTTCCACCAGGACGACCTGCAGCACCTCGCAGAGAAACACAGGCAAG TTCTTCGAAGCAAAGAGAAGATTGAGACAAAGTGCTacaagtttaaaacaaaatatggcTCCTACGTTTCCctccaaagtcagtggtgtagtTTCACAAATCCATGGACCAAAGAAGTTGAGTTTATCGTGTCTCAAAACAGGGTTGTCTC CAGGGGGCCTGGTCACACAAAAGATGACAAGGAGGCCGGCAGCTCAAAAGCActtgagggtaaaaaaaaagaaatgcacatcG AAGACACAAAGCAACTATCCATAATTCCTGGCCTTTCCAGCGGTTTAGGCATCATGATCTACGCAGGCAGTTTAGGGACCCAAATCGCCAACGAGCTCATCGACGGCTACAG GGTGAACTCCTCTCCATCAAGCGGAGCTTCCAGTCCGTTCGGCCCGGGCCAGGAGAAATGTCCACAGGTTTCCCCACAAACCAGTAGGAGT GCATCCAGCAGAGAGGACACAGCAGGCAGTTCATCACAGTCCCAGCCTGACTCGAGGACAGCAACGGGCACTAACAGTGGGTTAAGTACAG GTGGGCCAACTCAGCTAGACTTGGACAACATGGTCCCGGGCCTGAGCAGCTTCAGCAACGATGAGGCCGCCATGGCAGTCATCATGAGCCTCCTGGAGACGGACGTGAACATGGGCCAGTCGGAGGACTTTGAGGACTTACACTGGCCTTTCTAG